In the genome of Apodemus sylvaticus chromosome 2, mApoSyl1.1, whole genome shotgun sequence, one region contains:
- the LOC127678673 gene encoding vomeronasal type-1 receptor 90-like yields the protein MSSSNTVLYFQGGLGVLANMLLLFLYTFIILGHRPKPMDLISCQLTFIHMMMILTGGDTLIEDILESLKFGADFKCKTTFYINRVMRGLSICITCLLSVFQAIMISPSTSSLAKFKHKLKTYIIYVFFCLWSFNLLFSSRWFFYVAGFTNVSEINQIKVSKSCLLVPVNHIIRGLMLTVTMSRDVFLVGVMLTASTHIVFILFRHQRQCKHLHSVSHLRASPEKRATQTILLLVVFFVVMYWVDFIISFTLILLWRYNSVIVTVQKFVVNAYPTITPLVQISSDKRIINLLKNLRSK from the coding sequence ATGTCCTCATCAAACACTGTCCTTTATTTCCAAGGTGGACTTGGAGTCCTAGCCAATATGCTTCTActttttttatatacttttataatCCTAGGTCACAGACCTAAGCCCATGGACCTGATCTCCTGCCAACTGACCTTCATCCACATGATGATGATCCTCACTGGAGGGGACACTTTGATTGAAGACATATTAGAGTCATTAAAATTTGGGGCTGACTTCAAATGTAAGACAACTTTTTACATAAACAGAGTTATGAGAGGCCTCTCTATCTGCATCACCTGCCTTCTGAGTGTGTTCCAGGCTATCATGATCAGTCCCAGTACCTCTTCATTGGCAAAATTTAAACATAAACTTAAAACATACATCATTtatgtctttttctgtctttggtCCTTCAATTTGTTATTCAGTAGTAGATGGTTCTTTTATGTTGCTGGTTTTACCAATGTGAGTGAGATCAACCAGATAAAAGTCTCAAAATCCTGCTTACTCGTCCCTGTAAACCACATCATCAGGGGATTGATGTTAACAGTGACGATGTCCAGAGATGTATTTCTTGTAGGAGTCATGCTGACTGCAAGCACACACATAGTGTTTATCTTGTTCAGACATCAGAGGCAATGCAAGCATCTTCATAGTGTCAGCCACTTGAGAGCATCCCCTGAAAAAAGGGCCACCCAGACAATCTTGCTGCTGGTGGTTTTCTTTGTGGTCATGTACTGGGTGGACTTCATCATCTCATTCACTTTAATCCTGTTGTGGAGGTACAACTCAGTCATAGTGACTGTTCAGAAGTTTGTGGTAAATGCCTATCCAACAATTACTCCTTTGGTACAAATCAGTTCTGATAAGAGAATAATCAATTTGCTGAAAAATTTGAGgtcaaaataa